One window of Thermocoleostomius sinensis A174 genomic DNA carries:
- a CDS encoding ABC transporter substrate-binding protein has protein sequence MKYWFRRWNVWLLAILVCVAVVACNSNLSQSGNSQSNSSQGVDNISSDCCVIQHDGGETEVCGQPQKVVALSPPLLDILLSLGVQPAGYAEVELLNQKVFDNPAQQIPFLGDRVTSQPVNLGSRDSPSLETLLTLNPDLILGEKFSVEANYNQFSAIAPTAYFETTGEEGWKPILQAIAAGLNRQDKAQQVLDAHNRHIEATRQKIAPLVAGQTIIVLGWQSIANQSFVLERGFVTNLLEDLGFQVIVASSDETALSMESVAGLDADHILIMPTGDNTIERAKQQWETHPILRSIPAVQAGNLYFMDYQLARIRGPIAAEIFIHEFTSLLTQTQT, from the coding sequence ATGAAGTATTGGTTTAGACGATGGAATGTGTGGTTGTTGGCAATTCTTGTATGTGTTGCTGTCGTTGCTTGCAACAGTAATTTATCTCAATCTGGAAACTCTCAATCCAACAGCAGTCAAGGTGTAGACAATATTTCTTCAGATTGTTGTGTAATTCAGCATGACGGAGGTGAAACTGAAGTTTGCGGGCAACCACAAAAAGTAGTTGCTTTGAGTCCACCCCTGTTAGATATTTTGCTGTCGCTCGGAGTGCAGCCAGCAGGTTATGCAGAGGTGGAGTTATTAAACCAGAAAGTGTTTGATAACCCTGCTCAACAGATTCCCTTCCTGGGCGATCGCGTTACCAGTCAACCCGTCAATCTGGGTAGTCGCGACAGCCCCTCCCTTGAAACGCTCTTGACCCTCAACCCCGACCTAATTTTAGGCGAGAAGTTCTCTGTAGAAGCTAACTATAACCAATTCTCAGCCATTGCTCCCACAGCTTATTTTGAAACAACTGGTGAGGAGGGTTGGAAGCCTATTCTTCAGGCTATTGCAGCAGGTTTGAACCGTCAAGACAAAGCACAACAGGTGCTGGATGCACATAATCGGCACATTGAGGCGACTCGCCAAAAGATTGCTCCCCTAGTCGCTGGTCAAACCATCATTGTCCTCGGTTGGCAATCGATCGCCAATCAGTCCTTTGTACTTGAGCGCGGTTTCGTCACTAATTTATTGGAAGATTTGGGCTTTCAGGTAATTGTGGCAAGCTCTGATGAAACAGCCCTATCAATGGAATCTGTTGCTGGTCTTGATGCCGACCATATTCTCATTATGCCAACGGGTGACAACACGATCGAACGAGCCAAGCAGCAGTGGGAGACCCATCCAATCCTACGCTCAATTCCTGCGGTACAGGCAGGAAACCTGTATTTTATGGATTATCAACTGGCTCGCATTCGCGGCCCGATCGCTGCTGAAATCTTTATCCACGAGTTCACATCACTGCTTACTCAAACCCAGACATAG
- a CDS encoding IS5 family transposase, producing MSKAYPSNLTRAQYEVLSELIPAAKPGGRPRSVDLWEVLNAMLYVLVEGCRWRSLPGDFPAWQTVYTYFRNWRLDGTWISIHDQLHQWVRIDAQRYPSPSEAIIDSQSIKSAAGVHQQVGFDGGKLITGRKRFLTVDTLGLVLRVFVSAANLGEREGGKRVLKRVKRMKKKVSRLITIWVDGGFDGAPFLMWVMDVCRWIVQVVLRPEQTKGFSLLKKRWVVERTFGWLMGCRRLVRDYELLPETSETLIYLAMIRIMVRRLA from the coding sequence ATGAGTAAAGCATATCCCAGTAACCTAACCCGCGCCCAATATGAGGTTTTGAGTGAATTAATTCCAGCAGCAAAGCCAGGTGGTCGTCCTCGCAGCGTTGACCTGTGGGAGGTGCTCAATGCCATGCTCTATGTTCTGGTTGAAGGCTGTCGTTGGCGTTCTTTACCTGGTGATTTCCCAGCCTGGCAGACGGTGTACACGTACTTCCGCAACTGGCGATTGGACGGCACCTGGATTTCCATTCATGACCAGTTGCACCAGTGGGTTCGCATCGATGCGCAACGCTATCCTAGTCCATCAGAAGCGATCATCGATAGCCAAAGCATCAAGAGTGCAGCAGGAGTTCATCAACAAGTTGGCTTTGATGGAGGCAAGCTGATTACAGGACGCAAACGATTTTTAACGGTGGATACGTTAGGACTGGTTTTGCGGGTGTTTGTGAGTGCGGCAAACCTGGGGGAACGCGAAGGGGGCAAACGTGTCCTCAAACGAGTCAAACGGATGAAGAAAAAGGTTTCACGCTTAATCACCATTTGGGTAGACGGCGGGTTCGATGGCGCCCCTTTTCTGATGTGGGTGATGGATGTTTGTCGTTGGATTGTGCAAGTTGTACTGCGACCTGAGCAAACCAAAGGCTTTAGCTTGCTCAAAAAGAGGTGGGTGGTAGAACGAACTTTTGGTTGGCTAATGGGATGCAGACGGTTGGTCAGAGACTATGAATTATTACCAGAGACATCAGAAACCTTGATCTACCTTGCCATGATTCGGATTATGGTGAGGCGGTTGGCATAA
- a CDS encoding STAS domain-containing protein: protein MPETLTLTLSLKGNREVRDNCQLFRLAGLLDAYSEQAFLKALEKFSEENPKNIILDLSQIDFIDSSGIGALVKLAKKVQNNGGTFQTVTNPRVTQTVKLVRLEQFLSLQPTVEDALAKLKQSS from the coding sequence ATTCCTGAAACGCTTACCCTAACTCTTAGTTTGAAAGGCAATCGTGAAGTCAGAGACAATTGCCAGCTATTTCGTCTTGCAGGTTTGTTAGATGCGTATTCGGAACAGGCCTTCCTCAAGGCGTTAGAAAAGTTTTCTGAAGAAAATCCTAAAAACATTATTCTTGATCTATCGCAAATTGACTTCATTGACAGTTCTGGTATTGGAGCGTTGGTCAAGCTTGCTAAAAAAGTTCAGAATAATGGGGGCACCTTTCAAACCGTTACTAATCCCAGAGTAACTCAGACGGTTAAGCTGGTTCGTCTGGAACAGTTTCTCTCTCTTCAACCCACCGTCGAAGACGCTTTAGCAAAACTGAAGCAAAGTTCGTGA
- a CDS encoding Mini-ribonuclease 3 has translation MNSDRITAQRSSGSLFSVESAEFASFLPPTAVALEQLSPAALAYLGDAVYELYVRSHYLIPPKRLQDYHAQVVRQVRAEGQALQLRLLQPYLTSAEQEILRRGRNAASHKSKRGDPKTYQQATSLETLIGYLYLTNPQRLFQLLAHLEFVPGAADRASDDLKETASSSESY, from the coding sequence ATGAATTCAGATAGAATAACGGCTCAGCGATCGTCTGGGTCGCTTTTTTCTGTAGAATCTGCTGAATTCGCCTCGTTTTTGCCTCCTACAGCCGTAGCACTCGAGCAGCTTTCTCCAGCGGCACTAGCTTATCTAGGAGATGCCGTCTATGAACTTTATGTTCGATCGCACTATCTCATACCGCCCAAACGGTTGCAAGACTATCATGCCCAGGTGGTGAGACAGGTGCGAGCGGAGGGACAGGCACTTCAGTTGCGTCTGCTACAACCCTATTTAACGAGCGCAGAACAGGAAATTCTTCGGCGGGGAAGAAATGCAGCTAGCCATAAATCAAAACGAGGCGATCCCAAAACGTATCAGCAGGCAACCAGTTTAGAAACCCTCATTGGTTATCTTTATTTGACTAATCCACAGCGATTGTTTCAGCTTTTAGCTCATCTGGAGTTTGTGCCGGGTGCGGCCGATCGAGCCAGCGACGATCTTAAAGAGACTGCTTCAAGTTCAGAGAGTTATTAG
- a CDS encoding WD40 domain-containing protein has protein sequence MITVKDGLGLVEQLLEKRLNKLQELVFRQSWKGLSYKEIARANSRDIGHVKNTGAELWRAISEKLGERVTKQNVQTVLQHYWQTQEEESTQHHSLSPPSTISGATTRSAVSRTDWDEAIDVSIFVDRRLELHQLHQWVQGDRCRLVLLLGMGGIGKTALAVTLAQQFAQGTNQPDILGNDTIQAREMISALENFEFVIWRSLREAPPLDQLLLDLLKVLSHQATIALPEQESEQIGQLVQALTVSRCLLVLDNVEPLLQSGEQAGRFRCGYENYAELFRRLAQSLHQSCVILTSREAPKVISQLAGKTRPVRILQLAGVGVTGGQQIFEEYGCFQGSDSDWQTVIKHYAGNPLALKIAASRIQDVLDGNLSRFVQDYLQPNKVAFADIHDLLDRQFERLSHTEQDIMYWLTVNREPVSDSDLNEDIFSTESLHKLLDALALLRQRSLIEKTTHGFTQQPVVMEYVTERLIERIVTEIIEWNTKSKIDGNEVSYESDETFELNETTDALSVACPPPPPLPTPLLCRYALLKAQCKDYVREAQTRILLEPIVNQLLLHFGSKTKLESCLQQILASLKQHAPLQPGYAAGNILNLLCYLQIDLTGYDFSHLAVWQAYLPAVSLPHVNFAYADLSKSVFAESFGGIVSVAFSPDGQQLAVADSNGGIRVWDISSGRSQLILRAHETWIWSIAFSPDGQWLASASDDNTAKLWNLATGTCLRTLNGHTQAVLAVAFSPDSEWLATSSDDLTIRLWNTCDPGSYDHCWVAHDRRVWSLGFSPDGQTLASSSEDHTVKLWYWQTATCLKTLVGHSDWVKGIAFHPNGHLIATGSHDQTLKLWDVQTGQCLKTLTGHRNAVTAVGFSPEGGQLISSSHDHTLRVWDLNLGRCCKVLQGHTNRLWSVAVHPDGQRIASGGDDHAVKLWNMHTGHCLKTFRGHTNALLWMIFNGDRSVLASGHEDETIKLWDVQTKRVFRTLRGHGDRVWAIAFSPQSRDTSILASGSGDQTIKLWNWRSGECLKTLHGHASWVWAVVFHPTIPLLASGSYDGTIKFWEIPGGECIRTLNGHTAPVVDTLFNATGDWLFSCGFDETIRLWQVKTGDCIRVLQGHTNKVWRLALSPDQQYLASCSYDNTLKLWEVQTGECVCTFTGHVAPVVALAFDTSGQRLISGSFDQTIKLWEVQTGKCLHTLEGHQGIISGLLTEGELLLSSSFDETIKYWNLTTGDCLETLRTPQP, from the coding sequence GTGATTACGGTCAAAGACGGGCTAGGGCTTGTAGAACAACTTTTAGAGAAGCGTTTAAACAAGTTACAAGAATTAGTATTTCGGCAGAGTTGGAAAGGACTTTCCTACAAAGAAATTGCCAGGGCGAACAGTCGAGATATAGGACATGTTAAGAACACAGGTGCTGAGTTATGGCGGGCGATTTCTGAAAAATTGGGAGAGCGAGTGACCAAGCAAAATGTCCAAACAGTGTTACAGCACTATTGGCAAACTCAAGAGGAAGAATCGACACAGCATCACTCGCTTTCACCACCTTCTACTATATCTGGAGCAACAACTAGATCAGCCGTCTCCCGAACAGATTGGGACGAAGCGATCGATGTGTCTATTTTCGTCGATCGTCGTTTGGAATTACACCAATTGCATCAATGGGTTCAGGGCGATCGTTGTCGATTGGTATTGCTGTTGGGTATGGGTGGAATTGGTAAGACGGCGTTAGCGGTGACGTTAGCACAGCAGTTTGCCCAAGGAACTAATCAACCCGATATCCTAGGCAACGACACCATCCAAGCCAGAGAGATGATTTCTGCTCTGGAAAATTTTGAATTTGTGATTTGGCGCAGTTTGCGGGAAGCTCCCCCCCTTGATCAGTTACTGCTCGATCTACTGAAAGTATTATCGCATCAGGCAACGATTGCCCTGCCTGAACAAGAATCTGAACAAATCGGGCAATTAGTACAAGCCTTAACCGTATCGCGCTGCTTGTTGGTCTTAGATAACGTTGAACCACTGTTACAAAGTGGAGAGCAAGCGGGGCGATTTCGTTGTGGATACGAAAATTATGCCGAGTTGTTCCGTCGGCTTGCCCAGTCGTTGCATCAAAGCTGCGTAATTTTAACAAGCCGGGAAGCTCCCAAGGTAATTAGTCAACTAGCCGGAAAAACTCGTCCAGTTCGCATTCTTCAGCTTGCCGGAGTTGGAGTGACAGGTGGACAACAAATTTTTGAAGAATATGGTTGTTTTCAAGGCAGTGACAGTGACTGGCAAACGGTAATAAAGCACTATGCGGGCAATCCATTGGCGCTCAAAATCGCTGCTTCTCGCATTCAAGACGTGTTAGATGGAAATTTGTCGCGGTTTGTTCAAGACTATCTTCAGCCTAATAAAGTTGCTTTTGCAGACATTCATGATTTGCTCGATCGCCAATTTGAACGGCTTTCTCATACTGAGCAAGATATTATGTATTGGCTCACGGTGAACCGGGAACCAGTCAGCGATAGTGATCTCAACGAAGACATTTTTTCCACAGAGTCATTGCATAAACTGTTAGATGCATTAGCTTTGTTGAGACAACGATCGCTAATTGAAAAAACAACTCATGGCTTCACTCAGCAACCAGTTGTGATGGAATATGTCACAGAACGATTAATTGAACGAATTGTAACGGAAATTATTGAATGGAATACTAAATCAAAAATTGACGGTAATGAGGTGAGCTATGAATCTGACGAAACGTTTGAGTTAAACGAAACTACAGATGCTTTGTCAGTTGCTTGCCCACCACCGCCACCGTTGCCTACTCCGTTACTTTGCCGCTATGCGTTGCTAAAAGCACAATGCAAAGATTATGTTCGTGAGGCCCAAACCCGCATTCTATTAGAACCGATCGTCAATCAACTATTGCTTCACTTTGGCAGCAAAACCAAATTGGAATCCTGCTTACAGCAAATCTTAGCAAGTCTTAAACAACACGCTCCTCTACAGCCTGGCTATGCAGCTGGTAACATCCTGAATTTACTGTGCTATTTGCAAATTGATTTAACAGGTTACGATTTCTCTCATCTAGCCGTTTGGCAAGCCTATTTACCTGCGGTGTCTTTACCCCATGTCAACTTTGCCTATGCCGATTTATCAAAATCAGTATTTGCTGAAAGTTTTGGTGGCATTGTTTCGGTTGCCTTCAGCCCGGATGGGCAGCAGTTGGCGGTGGCAGATAGCAACGGTGGCATTCGCGTCTGGGATATATCCAGCGGTCGATCGCAATTAATTCTACGGGCGCATGAAACTTGGATTTGGTCGATCGCCTTTAGTCCGGATGGACAATGGCTAGCGAGTGCTAGTGACGACAACACAGCAAAACTGTGGAATTTGGCGACCGGAACTTGCTTACGGACGCTGAACGGTCATACTCAGGCGGTGCTAGCGGTAGCGTTTAGCCCCGATAGCGAGTGGTTGGCTACTAGCAGTGACGATCTCACCATTCGCTTGTGGAATACTTGTGACCCTGGCTCCTATGATCATTGTTGGGTTGCGCACGATCGACGAGTGTGGTCACTGGGCTTTAGCCCGGATGGTCAAACCTTGGCCAGTAGTTCTGAAGATCACACCGTGAAATTGTGGTATTGGCAAACAGCAACCTGCCTTAAAACGCTGGTAGGACACTCGGATTGGGTCAAAGGGATCGCGTTTCATCCCAATGGTCATCTGATTGCGACGGGTAGCCACGACCAAACCCTGAAACTGTGGGATGTGCAAACGGGACAATGCCTGAAAACCTTAACTGGGCATCGCAACGCCGTCACAGCGGTTGGGTTTAGTCCGGAGGGGGGACAGTTGATTAGCAGCAGCCATGACCACACGTTGCGAGTCTGGGATTTGAATCTGGGGCGCTGTTGTAAGGTATTACAAGGGCATACGAACCGTCTGTGGTCTGTGGCAGTTCACCCTGATGGGCAACGTATTGCCAGCGGGGGAGATGATCACGCCGTTAAGCTTTGGAATATGCATACAGGACACTGCCTTAAAACATTCCGAGGTCACACCAATGCGTTGCTATGGATGATTTTTAATGGCGATCGTTCGGTGCTCGCGAGTGGACACGAAGACGAAACCATCAAGCTTTGGGATGTGCAAACCAAGCGCGTATTTCGCACCCTGCGAGGGCATGGCGATCGAGTGTGGGCAATTGCCTTCAGTCCCCAATCCCGCGATACATCGATTCTGGCCAGTGGCAGTGGTGATCAAACCATCAAACTTTGGAACTGGCGATCGGGCGAATGTTTGAAAACCTTGCACGGACACGCTAGTTGGGTGTGGGCAGTGGTATTTCATCCCACCATTCCGCTGTTGGCCAGTGGCAGTTACGATGGCACGATCAAGTTCTGGGAAATTCCCGGCGGCGAGTGCATACGGACGCTGAACGGTCATACAGCCCCGGTAGTTGATACGCTATTTAATGCAACGGGCGATTGGCTGTTTAGCTGCGGCTTTGATGAAACGATTCGGCTGTGGCAGGTAAAAACTGGAGACTGTATACGGGTGCTTCAAGGGCACACTAACAAAGTCTGGCGATTGGCACTCAGCCCTGACCAACAATACTTAGCTAGTTGCAGCTACGATAACACCCTAAAACTATGGGAGGTGCAAACGGGCGAGTGTGTATGCACCTTTACAGGACATGTTGCCCCGGTTGTGGCTCTAGCATTCGATACCAGCGGACAGCGACTTATCAGTGGTAGCTTCGATCAAACGATTAAATTGTGGGAGGTGCAAACGGGCAAGTGCCTACATACCTTAGAAGGACATCAAGGAATTATTTCGGGTCTGTTGACAGAAGGCGAATTATTGCTGAGCAGTAGCTTTGACGAAACCATTAAATACTGGAACCTGACAACAGGTGACTGTCTAGAAACCTTGCGGACGCCGCAACCTTAG
- a CDS encoding dipeptide ABC transporter ATP-binding protein produces MTTDALFQLENLRVAYPPQRTAKDAIEWAVDEVSIALQAGERLGIVGESGCGKSTLGRAAMRLLPPSTRIEGRVLFEGRSVFDFSPKELRCFRGEAVALVFQDPMTRLDPVMTIGEHCLETLRAHQPNLSRRQAKDRAIATLEAVKIPASRWSQYPHEFSGGMRQRVAIALALLLNPKLIVADEPTTSLDVTVSAQILQELTRLCQERQMALILISHDLAMVGEYCDRIAVMYQGKVVETGAAQAVLVHPQHEYTQSLLQAALHLQAGKQKAEIGERGVGNGRNSDDSSPLLRTENLQQHYTLEQNFVARWLTSDQDKTIKAVDGVSLELYPGEILGLVGESGCGKSTLSRTILQLIRPTAGRVEFLGHDLTTFSRQALRQQRRQMQMVFQDPHACLNPLMMVGDSIADPLLIHGLADAATAQSQAQAMLERVGLVPAEAFYSRYPNELSGGQQQRVAIARALITRPKLLVCDEPVSMLDASVQAQVLNLMLELKQEFDLTYLFITHDLWVARFLCDRIAVMNAGKIVEIGETGQIFSHPQHPYTQTLLAAAPLLSRLKHQPDTNSTCLSKDKKPFSTNQTL; encoded by the coding sequence ATGACGACTGACGCTCTGTTTCAACTTGAGAACTTGCGGGTTGCCTATCCACCGCAGCGGACTGCTAAGGACGCCATTGAGTGGGCGGTCGATGAGGTGTCGATCGCCCTACAGGCGGGCGAAAGGCTAGGGATTGTAGGAGAATCCGGCTGTGGCAAATCGACCTTGGGGCGGGCAGCCATGCGATTGTTGCCTCCCTCTACCCGGATTGAAGGGCGAGTATTGTTTGAAGGACGATCGGTGTTTGACTTTTCGCCTAAAGAATTACGTTGCTTTCGGGGAGAAGCCGTAGCGCTGGTCTTTCAAGACCCGATGACCCGCCTAGATCCGGTGATGACGATCGGAGAGCACTGTTTGGAAACCTTGCGAGCGCATCAGCCCAACTTGTCTCGGCGACAAGCCAAAGATCGAGCCATTGCCACATTAGAAGCAGTGAAAATTCCTGCGAGTCGGTGGTCTCAATATCCCCATGAGTTTAGTGGTGGAATGCGGCAACGAGTGGCGATCGCCCTAGCATTATTGCTCAATCCCAAACTGATCGTTGCCGATGAACCGACTACTAGTTTGGATGTCACGGTTTCGGCTCAAATTCTGCAAGAACTGACTCGGTTGTGCCAAGAGCGACAGATGGCGCTAATTTTAATTTCCCATGATTTGGCCATGGTCGGTGAGTACTGCGATCGCATTGCTGTCATGTATCAAGGCAAAGTAGTAGAAACCGGAGCCGCCCAAGCCGTATTGGTGCACCCACAGCACGAGTATACGCAGTCCCTTTTACAGGCTGCATTACATCTTCAGGCAGGAAAACAGAAAGCAGAAATTGGGGAGCGGGGAGTAGGGAATGGGCGAAACTCAGATGACTCTTCACCCCTCCTCCGCACTGAAAATTTGCAGCAGCACTATACCCTAGAGCAAAATTTTGTAGCGCGGTGGCTAACGTCAGATCAAGATAAAACCATCAAGGCGGTAGATGGCGTCTCGCTGGAACTTTATCCTGGAGAAATCTTGGGACTGGTGGGGGAATCGGGCTGCGGCAAGAGCACGTTATCACGCACAATTTTGCAATTGATCCGACCCACGGCTGGAAGGGTAGAATTTTTAGGACACGATCTAACAACCTTCTCGCGGCAAGCATTGCGGCAACAGCGACGCCAGATGCAGATGGTGTTTCAAGACCCTCATGCGTGTCTAAATCCATTGATGATGGTAGGCGATAGTATTGCTGATCCGTTGCTGATTCATGGTTTGGCCGATGCCGCTACAGCCCAGTCCCAAGCCCAAGCTATGCTAGAGCGGGTTGGGTTGGTGCCAGCCGAGGCCTTTTACTCCCGCTACCCGAATGAGTTATCAGGTGGGCAACAACAGCGAGTGGCGATCGCCCGCGCTCTAATTACCCGTCCCAAACTGCTAGTTTGTGATGAACCAGTCAGTATGCTCGATGCCAGTGTACAAGCTCAAGTGCTCAATTTAATGCTGGAATTGAAGCAAGAATTTGACCTGACCTATTTGTTCATTACTCACGATCTATGGGTTGCTCGATTTTTGTGCGATCGCATTGCGGTCATGAATGCAGGCAAAATTGTGGAAATAGGGGAGACAGGGCAAATTTTTTCCCATCCACAGCATCCCTATACTCAAACCCTGTTAGCTGCCGCCCCGCTGTTGTCGCGATTGAAGCATCAGCCTGACACAAATTCTACCTGTCTTAGCAAGGACAAGAAGCCCTTTAGCACGAATCAAACGCTTTAA
- a CDS encoding aldehyde dehydrogenase — translation MGNITAEPVSNLVQQQRAFFRTGQTQELKFRIDQLKRLRQTIADQEDAILAALKTDLNKPAFESYFAEIRLVTEEIDYAVKHLRSWAKPRSVAVPSTLQPAKATVRPEPLGVVLIIAPWNYPFQLVLAPLVAALAAGNCAVLKPSELVPNVSRVVAAVVEKTFEPDYVAVMEGGIDIGQALLAEKFDHIFFTGGTAIGKIVMQAAANHLTPVTLELGGKSPCIVDADVPIQTTAKRIAWGKFLNAGQTCVAPDYLLVDRRIKSALMNEIQVAITQLYGDNPAHSPDYGRIVNDKHFNRLVTLLETGNIIVGGKTDAKNRYISPTVLDQITWNAPVMQEEIFGPILPVLEYTQIEEAIEQIQTQPKPLALYLFSRNPALQQQVLQSTSSGGVAINDTIMQSAVTTLPFGGVGDSGMGQYHGKAGFDTFSHTKSIVTKPFWPDLPFRYPPYGHKLDRLRRWFG, via the coding sequence ATGGGTAACATAACTGCCGAGCCGGTCAGCAACCTCGTTCAACAGCAGCGAGCTTTCTTTCGCACTGGTCAAACTCAAGAGTTAAAGTTTCGCATTGACCAGTTAAAGCGACTGCGACAAACGATTGCCGATCAGGAAGATGCCATTCTAGCAGCGCTAAAGACAGACCTCAATAAACCCGCGTTTGAGAGCTACTTTGCTGAAATTCGACTCGTAACCGAAGAAATTGATTATGCGGTCAAGCATTTGCGATCGTGGGCAAAACCACGATCAGTTGCGGTTCCTTCTACTCTGCAACCCGCGAAAGCGACGGTGCGACCCGAACCGTTAGGAGTAGTGCTGATCATTGCTCCTTGGAATTATCCATTTCAGCTTGTGCTTGCGCCTCTGGTGGCTGCTTTAGCGGCAGGCAATTGTGCTGTGTTAAAGCCATCTGAATTGGTGCCGAATGTTTCGCGGGTAGTGGCGGCTGTGGTGGAAAAGACATTTGAGCCAGACTATGTGGCAGTGATGGAAGGAGGTATTGACATTGGCCAAGCACTTTTAGCAGAAAAATTTGATCACATTTTCTTCACCGGAGGAACCGCGATCGGCAAAATTGTCATGCAGGCAGCCGCCAACCACTTGACACCTGTTACGTTAGAACTGGGCGGCAAAAGCCCTTGTATTGTTGACGCCGATGTTCCGATTCAAACCACCGCTAAGCGCATCGCTTGGGGTAAGTTTTTGAACGCTGGACAGACCTGTGTCGCACCGGATTATTTACTGGTCGATCGTCGCATCAAATCTGCTTTAATGAACGAAATTCAAGTCGCCATTACTCAACTATATGGAGACAATCCAGCCCACAGTCCAGATTATGGTCGCATTGTCAATGATAAACATTTCAATCGTCTTGTGACACTGCTAGAGACTGGAAATATTATTGTGGGTGGAAAGACAGATGCAAAAAATCGCTATATTTCCCCTACTGTATTAGATCAAATAACGTGGAACGCTCCTGTGATGCAGGAGGAGATTTTTGGACCTATTCTGCCAGTTTTAGAATATACCCAGATTGAAGAAGCGATCGAACAGATTCAAACTCAACCAAAACCCTTAGCTTTGTATCTATTTTCGCGCAATCCAGCTTTGCAACAGCAGGTGCTGCAAAGCACCTCATCGGGCGGTGTTGCTATCAACGACACGATCATGCAGTCGGCCGTGACCACGTTACCGTTTGGAGGCGTTGGAGATAGTGGCATGGGGCAGTACCACGGCAAAGCGGGATTTGATACCTTCTCGCATACCAAAAGCATTGTTACTAAGCCGTTTTGGCCAGACCTTCCTTTCCGCTATCCGCCCTATGGACATAAACTCGATCGCTTGCGGCGATGGTTTGGCTAG
- the radC gene encoding RadC family protein: MTYRLRVADLPAAERPRERLMTYGAKSLSTAELIAILLGTGQGPGKLSAVGLGQHILQKLGEHQRDSLAVLRDVSVQELMQIPGVGVAKSTTIVAAIELGKRVLYSRPPDRTVIDDPSVAAAILSGDLMWQAQERFAVLLLDVKHRLVGTQIISVGTATETLAHPRDIFREVIRQGAVRVIVAHNHPSGNVEPSPEDIALTRQLLAGAQILNIPLLDHLILGDGHYRSLRQSTTLWQEFPQGD, encoded by the coding sequence ATGACCTACCGCCTGCGCGTTGCTGATCTTCCTGCTGCTGAACGACCCCGTGAGCGCTTGATGACTTACGGAGCAAAGAGTTTGTCTACGGCTGAGCTAATTGCCATTTTGCTAGGAACGGGGCAAGGTCCAGGCAAACTCTCGGCCGTGGGACTAGGGCAGCATATTTTGCAAAAATTAGGAGAACATCAGCGCGATTCGCTGGCGGTGTTGCGCGATGTGAGCGTCCAAGAATTAATGCAGATTCCTGGGGTGGGTGTAGCGAAGTCCACCACAATCGTTGCGGCGATCGAACTAGGTAAGCGGGTGCTTTATTCCCGTCCGCCCGATCGAACGGTGATTGATGATCCCAGTGTAGCCGCTGCCATCCTCAGTGGTGATCTAATGTGGCAAGCCCAAGAACGCTTTGCTGTGCTGTTGCTCGATGTTAAGCATCGACTGGTAGGAACTCAAATTATTAGCGTTGGGACGGCGACCGAAACTTTAGCCCATCCTCGGGATATTTTTCGAGAAGTGATTCGTCAAGGAGCCGTCCGAGTCATTGTGGCACATAACCACCCCTCAGGGAATGTAGAGCCAAGCCCAGAGGATATCGCCTTAACTCGTCAGCTTTTAGCGGGAGCACAGATCTTGAATATTCCGTTGTTGGATCACCTCATTCTAGGAGATGGTCATTATCGCAGCCTGCGTCAATCTACCACTCTTTGGCAGGAATTTCCTCAAGGTGATTAA